Proteins found in one Fodinibius saliphilus genomic segment:
- a CDS encoding aldo/keto reductase produces MEYTNVSDLDFEISRITLGTWAIGGWQWGGTDEQQSIDTVLKALKMGVTTVDTAPIYGFGKSEKLVGQAVKEFGNRKEVQIATKFGLEWDDDENVQRNSSRKRILKEFNDSLRRLETDYIDIYQIHWPDLQTDFRETANTLLQLLDSGKIKAIGVSNFSVEQMQEFQQYAPIHVAQPPYNLFERGIEQGLLPYCNEHDISLLTYGALCRGLLSGKMDESYEFEKGDLRRNADPKFQGQTFKNHLEAVERLKGYAAKELDKSVLSLAVRWILDKGVDSAIWGARRPEQVTFEDVAGWQLSQQQLEEIEAIVEETVQDPVRPAFMAPPE; encoded by the coding sequence ATGGAATACACTAATGTAAGTGATCTCGATTTTGAAATATCCAGGATAACATTGGGCACCTGGGCCATTGGCGGATGGCAATGGGGTGGTACCGACGAGCAACAGTCTATTGACACGGTACTTAAAGCATTAAAAATGGGAGTGACCACAGTAGATACGGCTCCCATTTATGGATTCGGAAAGAGTGAAAAACTAGTGGGCCAGGCAGTTAAAGAATTTGGTAACAGGAAAGAGGTGCAGATTGCCACTAAGTTTGGCTTGGAGTGGGATGATGATGAAAACGTACAGCGTAACTCTTCGCGGAAACGAATCCTCAAAGAGTTCAATGATTCACTACGAAGATTGGAGACCGATTATATCGATATTTACCAAATTCACTGGCCCGATCTGCAGACCGACTTTAGGGAAACAGCAAACACTTTGTTACAGCTCCTGGATAGCGGAAAGATTAAAGCGATAGGAGTGTCAAACTTCTCGGTGGAGCAGATGCAAGAGTTTCAGCAATATGCCCCCATCCATGTAGCCCAGCCTCCTTACAATCTGTTTGAGCGGGGTATTGAACAAGGTTTGCTTCCATATTGCAACGAACATGATATTTCATTACTGACCTACGGCGCCCTTTGCAGGGGACTGCTTAGCGGTAAGATGGATGAAAGTTATGAGTTCGAGAAGGGGGACCTGCGAAGAAATGCTGATCCAAAGTTCCAGGGGCAGACCTTTAAAAACCACCTTGAGGCCGTTGAAAGGCTAAAGGGTTATGCAGCGAAAGAGTTGGATAAGAGCGTACTTAGTTTAGCGGTACGCTGGATTTTAGATAAAGGTGTAGATTCGGCCATCTGGGGTGCGCGTCGCCCGGAGCAAGTAACATTTGAGGATGTTGCGGGCTGGCAGCTAAGCCAACAACAGCTGGAGGAGATTGAAGCTATTGTAGAGGAGACGGTCCAAGATCCAGTACGTCCCGCATTTATGGCTCCGCCTGAGTGA
- a CDS encoding PAS domain-containing sensor histidine kinase, with the protein MSLNNVEICFRDDSSPMWIYNVNTLEIIDVNNAALSLYGYSRQEMLSLTVQDLHSREDNIKLPQVLESEVDEAEKSGVWKHNTKDGDVIYIHEKGCSIRVEDQECKLIVANDVTKQKDIETKLKSRKQILDLITKKLPGTFFIFDTDGAMIRWNEYVKQVTGYSSEEIASMNAIDFFAEEAKPKMSKVIETVIEEGYVEARGRLQGKDGEKTPLLFKASKVVMEGEECVLGIGIDVSNVIEAQRKAEIHQNLLQAIIDQSDSVMYIKDQESNLKFANEKFFKLFGLRDEEDFVKQRESLLDKEKGRKVQKNDEYVRETGNTVRFEEEININGEVKTFLSTKMLLKGVDQYENCIFGISTDITERKKMEQDLQKSLKEKEVLLGEIHHRVKNNLAVISGLMDLEIMGSDNNELERKLKDSQTRVNSIATTHEILYQEQNFSNLDFEKTVKRLVERILDTFDSDVSVKYDIESIDLNINQALPCSLIVNELTTNALKHAFTENNGMIKIKAKDKGDEVHLEFNDDGQGIPDGINLQRSSTLGMQLINTLISQLDGEGAFKTDNGTTFELQFEKSSVKGVGSTMFS; encoded by the coding sequence ATGTCCCTCAACAATGTAGAAATCTGTTTCCGCGATGATTCCAGCCCAATGTGGATCTATAACGTTAACACGCTTGAAATAATAGATGTTAATAATGCGGCTCTTTCTCTGTATGGCTACTCGCGTCAAGAGATGCTTTCTTTGACTGTTCAGGATCTGCACTCACGAGAAGATAATATTAAATTGCCGCAGGTTCTTGAATCCGAAGTTGATGAAGCTGAAAAATCGGGGGTATGGAAGCATAATACAAAGGATGGAGATGTTATTTACATCCATGAAAAAGGATGTTCTATTCGCGTTGAAGACCAAGAGTGCAAGCTCATTGTTGCAAATGATGTTACAAAACAAAAAGATATTGAAACCAAACTAAAGTCAAGAAAGCAGATCCTTGATCTAATTACAAAGAAACTACCGGGCACATTCTTCATCTTTGATACGGACGGTGCTATGATCCGCTGGAATGAATATGTAAAGCAAGTCACCGGTTATTCGAGTGAGGAAATTGCATCGATGAATGCGATAGATTTCTTTGCGGAGGAGGCTAAACCGAAGATGTCGAAAGTTATAGAAACAGTTATTGAAGAGGGATATGTGGAAGCGAGAGGGCGCCTTCAGGGTAAGGATGGTGAAAAGACTCCATTGCTATTTAAAGCTAGTAAAGTAGTAATGGAAGGAGAAGAGTGCGTGCTCGGCATTGGTATTGATGTTTCGAACGTTATTGAAGCTCAACGAAAAGCCGAAATTCACCAAAACCTGTTACAGGCCATAATTGACCAATCGGATTCAGTAATGTACATCAAGGACCAAGAAAGTAATTTGAAGTTTGCAAATGAAAAATTCTTTAAACTCTTTGGCTTGAGAGATGAAGAAGATTTTGTAAAACAAAGAGAATCGCTCTTGGACAAGGAAAAGGGGCGGAAGGTTCAGAAAAATGATGAATATGTTAGAGAAACGGGAAATACGGTTCGGTTTGAAGAGGAGATCAATATAAATGGAGAGGTAAAAACATTTTTGTCAACAAAGATGCTTTTGAAAGGTGTAGACCAGTATGAAAATTGTATTTTTGGTATTTCAACCGATATTACAGAACGTAAGAAAATGGAGCAGGATTTACAGAAGTCATTAAAAGAAAAGGAAGTGCTGCTCGGTGAGATTCACCACCGAGTTAAAAATAACCTGGCGGTTATTTCCGGCCTCATGGATTTAGAAATAATGGGGAGTGATAACAATGAGCTGGAGCGAAAGCTTAAAGACAGTCAGACTCGTGTAAATTCCATTGCAACCACTCATGAAATATTATATCAGGAGCAAAACTTCTCTAATCTTGACTTCGAGAAAACGGTAAAGCGTCTTGTTGAAAGAATACTTGATACTTTTGACAGCGATGTGAGTGTTAAATATGATATTGAGTCTATTGATTTGAATATCAACCAAGCACTTCCCTGCTCATTAATTGTAAATGAGCTAACCACCAATGCTCTTAAGCATGCTTTTACCGAAAATAATGGAATGATAAAAATCAAAGCCAAAGATAAAGGCGACGAGGTTCACTTAGAGTTTAATGATGATGGCCAAGGAATACCTGATGGTATAAATTTGCAAAGGTCCTCAACGCTCGGGATGCAGCTGATCAATACATTGATTTCACAGTTAGACGGGGAGGGGGCGTTTAAGACTGATAACGGGACTACCTTTGAGCTGCAATTTGAAAAGTCTTCAGTAAAAGGCGTGGGCAGTACCATGTTTTCCTAA